In the Halichoerus grypus chromosome 4, mHalGry1.hap1.1, whole genome shotgun sequence genome, one interval contains:
- the INPP1 gene encoding inositol polyphosphate 1-phosphatase, with product MSAILRELLCVSEKAANIARACRQQEALFQLLIEEKKEGEKNKKFAVDFKTLADVLVQEVIKQNMENKFPGLGKKILGEESNEFTNDLGEKIILRLCPTEEETVELLSKVLSGNKLASEALAKVVHQDVTFTDPALDSVEINIPQDILGIWVDPIDSTYQYIRGSADIKSNQGIFPSGLQCVTILIGVYDLHTGVPLMGVINQPFVSQDLNTLRWKGQCYWGLSYLGTNIHSLQLPDSERKSRDTRSHVTEDTNSEAECSHRFSAVISTSEKDTVKAALSRVCGERMFPAAGAGYKSLCVVQGLVDIYIFSEDTTFKWDSCAAHAILRALGGGMADLRQCLQRSSETALDWPQLLYHVENEGAAGVDRWANKGGLIAYRSRKQLETFLSLLIPNLAPGDTRT from the exons ATGTCAGCTATCCTCCGGGAGCTGCTCTGTGTGTCTGAGAAAGCTGCCAACATTGCCCGGGCATGCAGGCAGCAGGAAGCCCTCTTCCAGCTGTTGAtcgaagaaaagaaagagggagaaaagaacaagaagttTGCAGTTGACTTCAAGACGCTGGCTGATGTACTCGTACAGGAAGTTATAAAACAGAATATGGAGAACAAG TTTCCaggcttgggaaaaaaaattttgggaGAAGAATCGAATGAGTTTACTAATGATTTGG GGGAGAAGATTATCCTGAGACTGTGTCCGACCGAGGAAGAAACAGTAGAGCTCCTTAGCAAAGTCCTGAGTGGGAACAAGTTGGCGTCCGAAGCATTAGCCAAGGTTGTTCATCAGGATGTCACCTTTACTGACCCGGCTCTGGATTCGGTAGAGATCAACATTCCACAGGACATTTTGGGAATTTGGGTGGATCCCATAG attccacttaTCAGTATATAAGAGGTTCTGCTGACATTAAATCCAACCAAGGAATCTTCCCTAGCGGACTTCAGTGTGTCACCATTTTAATTGGTGTCTATGACCTACACACAGGGGTGCCCCTAATGGGAGTCATCAACCAACCTTTTGTATCACAAGACCTAAACACCCTCAG GTGGAAAGGACAGTGCTACTGGGGCCTTTCTTACTTGGGGACCAACATCCATTCACTTCAGCTTCCCGACTCGGAAAGAAAGAGCAGGGACACACGGAGCCACGTGACTGAAGACACCAACTCTGAGGCGGAATGCTCCCACAGGTTTTCAGCTGTCATTAGTACAAGCGAAAAGGACACTGTCAAAGCCGCTTTGTCACGTGTATGTGGCGAGCGCATGTTCCCGGCAGCTGGGGCTGGTTACAAGAGCCTCTGTGTTGTCCAAGGCCTTGTTGACATTTACATCTTCTCAGAGGATACCACGTTCAAGTGGGACTCTTGTGCTGCTCACGCCATACTcagggccctgggtgggggaATGGCAGATTTAAGACAATGCCTGCAAAGAAGTTCCGAAACGGCGCTTGACTGGCCACAGTTGCTGTACCACGTGGAAAACGAAGGTGCGGCTGGCGTGGATCGGTGGGCCAACAAGGGAGGACTGATTGCATACAGATCAAGGAAGCAGCTGGAGACATTCCTGAGCCTCCTCATCCCAAACCTCGCGCCTGGGGATACACGCACATAG